A region of Vigna radiata var. radiata cultivar VC1973A chromosome 10, Vradiata_ver6, whole genome shotgun sequence DNA encodes the following proteins:
- the LOC106775697 gene encoding cytochrome b5, protein MASDRKIHSFGEVAKHNKTKDCWLVISGKVYDVTPFMEEHPGGDEVLLSATGKDATNDFEDVGHSDSARDMMAKYYIGEIDSSTVPLKRTYAPPQQVLSTSDKASDFVIKILQFLVPLLILGLAFVVRHYTKKE, encoded by the exons ATGGCTTCAGATCGGAAAATTCACAGTTTCGGGGAGGTCGCAAAGCACAACAAGACCAAGGATTGTTGGCTCGTCATTTCGGGAAAG GTGTATGATGTCACCCCTTTCATGGAGGAACATCCCGGAGGTGATGAGGTTTTGTTGTCTGCCACAG GGAAAGATGCAACCAATGATTTTGAAGACGTGGGGCACAGTGATAGTGCAAGAGATATGATGGCAAAATACTACATTGGTGAGATTGATTCATCAACTGTTCCCCTGAAGCGAACCTACGCTCCACCTCAGCAAGTTCTGTCCACTTCTGATAAGGCTTCGGATTTTGTGATCAAGATCTTGCAATTCCTGGTTCCTCTCCTGATATTGGGATTGGCCTTTGTTGTCCGGCACTACACCAAGAAAGAGTAA